A stretch of Solirubrobacterales bacterium DNA encodes these proteins:
- a CDS encoding biotin carboxylase, which produces MEQTVETSELNGPVLKGIPSIRTFFRTNRQPVFFVGPTAFNLLGIDRWVRNFFYIAYYDSWDGAHPRVFSPKSKPYVDFESSEEINNYLLRDEEVRRFIASKTSSAYPEPKIAMVFFDTETEEICEKQGYDLILPPDSMRQHLDSKIVMTQLGNDAGVPSAPNILGRASDYGELIDLATGAGLGTDLVVQTPYGDSGRTTFFIKEEADWDDKADQMVDEELKVMKRINHRAAAVEAVNTKHGTVVGPFMTDLTGYPELTPYKGGWCGNDLFPEALSEAHRTVAVDHVRRLGDQLRKEGYRGFFEVDVLIDLDTDEVYLGEVNPRISGASSITNVTAGAYADIPLFLFHLLEFMDIEYEIDVAEINERWRELAAVDVWSQLIMKEPEGEVERILAAPRTGTYQMDEEGNLNFIAVSNDWHQITHEDECFFLRVYGAGDYKFKGADLGILVTKGRMQTADGLTGQCRNYIAGIRSQYQSEPVSESPAVMPISYVK; this is translated from the coding sequence GTGGAACAGACCGTGGAGACGAGCGAACTGAACGGCCCTGTACTCAAGGGCATCCCCTCGATCCGGACCTTTTTCCGCACCAACCGACAACCGGTGTTCTTCGTCGGACCGACCGCGTTCAACCTGCTCGGCATCGACCGCTGGGTGAGGAACTTTTTTTACATCGCCTACTACGACTCCTGGGATGGCGCCCACCCGCGGGTGTTCAGCCCGAAGAGCAAACCGTATGTGGATTTCGAGAGCAGCGAGGAGATCAACAACTACCTGCTGCGGGACGAGGAGGTCCGTCGCTTCATCGCCTCGAAGACCAGTTCCGCCTATCCGGAACCGAAGATCGCCATGGTCTTCTTCGACACCGAGACCGAGGAGATCTGCGAAAAGCAGGGCTACGACCTGATCCTTCCCCCGGACTCGATGCGACAGCATCTCGATTCGAAGATCGTGATGACCCAGTTGGGTAACGATGCCGGCGTACCCTCCGCCCCGAACATCCTCGGCCGGGCCTCCGACTACGGGGAACTGATCGATCTGGCCACCGGGGCCGGGCTCGGAACCGACCTGGTGGTGCAGACGCCATATGGCGATTCCGGCCGGACCACCTTCTTCATCAAGGAGGAGGCCGACTGGGACGACAAGGCCGACCAGATGGTCGACGAGGAACTGAAGGTGATGAAGCGGATCAACCACCGGGCGGCTGCGGTTGAAGCGGTGAACACCAAGCACGGAACGGTGGTCGGGCCGTTCATGACCGACCTGACCGGCTATCCGGAACTGACTCCCTACAAGGGCGGCTGGTGCGGCAACGATCTCTTCCCCGAGGCGCTGAGCGAAGCGCACCGGACGGTGGCGGTCGATCACGTACGCAGGCTCGGCGACCAGCTGCGGAAGGAGGGCTACCGCGGCTTTTTCGAGGTCGATGTCCTGATCGACCTCGACACCGACGAGGTCTATCTGGGCGAGGTCAATCCGCGGATCTCCGGTGCCTCCTCGATCACCAACGTGACCGCCGGGGCGTACGCCGACATCCCGCTGTTCCTGTTCCACCTGCTCGAGTTCATGGACATCGAGTACGAGATCGATGTGGCCGAGATCAACGAGCGCTGGCGTGAACTGGCCGCGGTCGATGTCTGGTCCCAGCTGATCATGAAGGAACCGGAAGGCGAGGTCGAGCGGATCCTGGCGGCACCCCGGACCGGGACCTACCAGATGGACGAGGAGGGAAACCTCAACTTCATCGCGGTCAGCAACGACTGGCACCAGATCACCCATGAGGACGAGTGTTTCTTCCTCAGGGTTTACGGAGCCGGGGACTACAAGTTCAAGGGCGCCGACCTCGGCATCCTGGTCACCAAGGGACGGATGCAGACCGCCGACGGTCTGACCGGCCAGTGCCGGAACTACATCGCCGGGATCCGGTCGCAGTACCAGAGCGAACCGGTTTCCGAGTCCCCCGCGGTGATGCCGATCAGTTACGTCAAGTAG
- the npdG gene encoding NADPH-dependent F420 reductase, whose product MNSQNPTEPIPIIGGTGALGSGLARRWALGGAEVVIGSRDAERAREAAERVAVETGGRARGLVNEEAAREAEVVFLTVPFRNQSEYLTNLKTALRPGQILVDCSVPLAAAISGKATRTIGIWQGSAAQQAQEMVPDGVTVVSALHTVSAPGLGDLSSALDEDVPVCGDRKADKARVAALIARIDGLRPVNAGALEISRIVEQLTALMISVNVRYRTHAGLKFTNLPEGDPFA is encoded by the coding sequence ATGAACTCACAGAATCCGACTGAACCGATCCCGATCATCGGCGGCACCGGAGCCCTCGGTTCCGGACTGGCCAGGCGTTGGGCACTCGGAGGGGCCGAGGTGGTGATCGGATCGCGAGATGCGGAGCGAGCCCGGGAGGCGGCGGAAAGGGTCGCGGTCGAGACCGGGGGCAGGGCTCGCGGCCTCGTGAACGAGGAGGCGGCCCGGGAAGCCGAAGTCGTGTTCCTCACGGTTCCCTTCCGCAACCAGTCCGAGTACCTGACGAACCTGAAGACTGCGCTTCGACCCGGTCAGATCCTGGTCGACTGCTCGGTACCGCTCGCCGCCGCGATCAGCGGCAAGGCGACCCGGACGATCGGGATCTGGCAGGGTTCCGCCGCCCAGCAGGCCCAGGAGATGGTCCCGGACGGGGTGACCGTGGTCTCGGCGCTTCACACCGTGAGCGCCCCGGGCCTCGGCGATCTCTCTTCCGCACTTGACGAGGACGTGCCGGTCTGTGGCGACCGCAAGGCGGACAAGGCCAGGGTGGCCGCGCTGATCGCCCGGATCGACGGCCTCCGACCGGTCAACGCGGGGGCGCTCGAGATCTCCCGGATCGTCGAGCAGCTGACGGCGCTGATGATCTCGGTCAACGTCCGCTACCGGACCCACGCCGGGTTGAAGTTCACCAACCTGCCTGAAGGCGACCCCTTCGCGTGA
- the cofD gene encoding 2-phospho-L-lactate transferase, with product MRVALLAGGTGGAKLAAGLQAVVGEELTVVANTGDDIEILGTYVSPDPDLITWWLSGQIDETRGWGLEGDSQVVFEQLVRFGAPAWFSLTDRDLAACLYRKDFLSAGGRLTDAQAQIARGVGAKATVLPMSDDPVRTRIMSGGIWRDLQEYLILEGGQAEVQGVELDGIAEARATPEVLDAFANAELIVIGPSNPVISIGPILAVPGVREAMIAAAAPVVAVSPYVAGRVVKGPTDLFMEAIGRPRTAAGVATLYREVIDGMICDSGDPDPPPEEVRAFSTPTLMHSAESRATVARAVLEVGRRLGEQ from the coding sequence ATGAGGGTTGCACTCCTGGCCGGTGGAACCGGCGGAGCCAAGCTGGCGGCGGGGCTCCAGGCGGTCGTCGGCGAGGAACTCACCGTGGTCGCCAACACCGGTGACGACATCGAAATCCTCGGCACCTACGTCTCCCCCGACCCCGATCTGATCACCTGGTGGCTGTCCGGGCAGATTGACGAAACCAGAGGCTGGGGTCTCGAAGGAGACAGCCAGGTCGTTTTCGAGCAGCTGGTCAGGTTCGGCGCCCCTGCCTGGTTTTCACTGACCGACCGCGACCTCGCCGCCTGCCTCTACCGCAAGGACTTCCTTTCGGCCGGCGGTCGACTCACCGACGCCCAGGCCCAGATCGCCCGTGGGGTCGGCGCGAAGGCGACCGTCCTGCCGATGTCGGACGACCCGGTCCGGACCCGGATCATGAGTGGCGGAATCTGGCGCGATCTGCAGGAGTACCTGATCCTCGAGGGTGGCCAGGCCGAGGTTCAGGGGGTGGAACTGGACGGAATCGCCGAGGCGAGAGCCACACCGGAGGTCCTGGATGCCTTTGCCAACGCCGAGCTGATCGTGATCGGGCCTTCCAACCCGGTGATCAGCATCGGCCCGATTCTGGCGGTGCCGGGAGTGCGGGAGGCGATGATCGCCGCCGCGGCCCCGGTGGTTGCGGTCAGCCCCTACGTCGCCGGCAGGGTGGTGAAGGGACCAACCGACCTGTTCATGGAGGCGATCGGCAGGCCGCGGACGGCCGCCGGAGTCGCGACCCTCTATCGCGAGGTGATCGACGGCATGATCTGCGACAGCGGCGATCCCGACCCGCCACCGGAGGAGGTCCGGGCCTTCTCCACTCCAACCCTGATGCACAGCGCCGAGAGTCGGGCAACGGTGGCCCGGGCGGTCCTCGAGGTCGGCCGGCGCCTCGGCGAGCAGTGA
- the cofC gene encoding 2-phospho-L-lactate guanylyltransferase, translated as MSAFAVITIKRFDRAKQRLADSVAPDQRQRLAEAMFSDVLEAVKLARMLTGIVVVTGEPKAAGVAAEAGAQVVEDPVDGGHSEAATRGLRRAIDLGADRVILLPGDCPLLDPRELDRLFTGMPSPWVAVVPDRHGTGTNALALAPPDAIIPAFGEGSCERHLGLAREAGIPASREELASLALDLDTPADLVALTGAIETERAAGRKGPARHTGSVLGI; from the coding sequence ATGTCCGCTTTCGCGGTGATCACGATCAAGCGGTTCGACCGGGCCAAGCAGCGGCTCGCCGACTCGGTCGCCCCGGACCAGCGGCAGCGGCTGGCGGAAGCGATGTTCAGCGACGTGCTCGAGGCGGTGAAGCTGGCGAGAATGCTGACCGGGATCGTGGTCGTAACCGGTGAACCGAAGGCGGCCGGGGTAGCTGCCGAAGCGGGCGCTCAGGTGGTCGAGGACCCGGTCGACGGTGGTCACTCGGAGGCCGCGACCCGGGGCCTGCGAAGAGCCATCGATCTCGGCGCCGACCGGGTGATCCTCCTGCCCGGCGACTGCCCCCTGCTGGACCCGCGGGAACTCGACCGTCTCTTCACCGGGATGCCGTCGCCCTGGGTGGCCGTGGTCCCCGACCGGCACGGCACCGGAACCAACGCCCTGGCTCTGGCCCCACCCGACGCGATCATTCCCGCGTTCGGCGAGGGGAGCTGCGAGCGACACCTCGGGCTGGCCCGGGAAGCCGGGATCCCGGCTTCCCGGGAGGAGCTCGCTTCGCTCGCGCTCGACCTCGACACTCCAGCCGACCTGGTCGCGCTCACCGGCGCGATCGAGACCGAACGGGCAGCCGGCAGAAAGGGGCCGGCTCGACACACCGGCTCGGTTCTGGGAATCTGA
- the cofE gene encoding coenzyme F420-0:L-glutamate ligase yields the protein MDGDVPPEIRITPVNGLPEIEPGFELGGGIAGLIDLTTEDIVVVSQKAVSKAEGRVVDLASVTAGREATDLAIRLRKDPRMVELILRESRQVIRSDPERGILITETNHGFVCANAGIDASNLDRPDAVVLLPKDCDHAARVIRAEIEDETGNRPGVVISDSFGRPWRYGQFEVALGTAGVEVLDDWRGIHDRNGRVLTATTIAAADQIAAAADLARSKTSGTPAVRLRGLGRFVRPENGPGCGVQLRPAGEDLFR from the coding sequence ATGGATGGCGACGTCCCACCCGAAATCCGGATCACCCCGGTCAACGGCCTGCCCGAGATCGAACCGGGCTTTGAACTTGGCGGAGGGATCGCCGGACTGATCGATCTCACCACCGAAGACATCGTTGTGGTCTCCCAGAAGGCCGTCTCCAAGGCCGAGGGACGGGTGGTCGATCTCGCCTCGGTCACGGCCGGACGGGAAGCGACCGACCTGGCGATCCGTCTGCGCAAGGATCCCCGGATGGTGGAACTGATTCTGCGCGAATCGCGGCAGGTGATCCGTTCGGACCCCGAGCGCGGCATCCTGATCACCGAGACGAACCACGGTTTCGTCTGTGCCAACGCGGGAATCGATGCTTCAAATCTCGACCGGCCCGATGCTGTTGTTCTGCTGCCGAAGGACTGCGATCACGCCGCCCGGGTGATCCGGGCCGAGATCGAGGACGAAACCGGCAACCGTCCCGGGGTGGTCATCTCGGACAGCTTCGGCCGCCCCTGGCGCTACGGCCAGTTCGAGGTGGCGCTCGGGACGGCCGGGGTCGAGGTGCTGGACGACTGGCGGGGAATCCACGACCGGAACGGCCGGGTGCTCACCGCAACCACGATCGCCGCCGCCGATCAGATCGCCGCCGCCGCCGACCTTGCCCGTTCCAAGACCAGCGGTACCCCGGCGGTCCGGTTGCGCGGACTCGGCCGGTTCGTTCGCCCGGAGAACGGCCCCGGCTGCGGGGTCCAGCTTCGTCCCGCCGGAGAAGACCTGTTCCGCTGA
- a CDS encoding dihydrofolate reductase family protein, whose product MGRFLFSAMVSLDGFTEDAAGNIDWSEPDEEVHRYANRRTDEAGLIIMGRGLYESMEPFWTDLDRNPEGPEYVVEFARIWVSKPKLVVSRSLESVPEPIRLVREIDPGWATGLRDRVDGTIVVGGAELASGMAALGMIDEVEMITLPLPVLGGKPFFGPGFRGYGFKAMEVRRFTGGSFATRLQATTPDV is encoded by the coding sequence GTGGGTAGGTTCCTCTTCTCGGCAATGGTTTCGCTCGACGGCTTCACCGAGGACGCTGCCGGAAACATCGACTGGTCGGAGCCCGACGAGGAGGTGCATCGGTACGCCAACCGCCGCACCGACGAAGCGGGACTGATCATCATGGGCCGCGGCCTGTACGAGTCGATGGAGCCCTTCTGGACCGACCTGGACCGGAACCCCGAGGGGCCCGAGTACGTTGTCGAGTTCGCCCGGATCTGGGTGAGCAAGCCGAAACTGGTGGTCAGTCGCAGCCTGGAATCGGTGCCCGAGCCGATCCGGCTGGTTCGTGAAATCGACCCCGGCTGGGCCACCGGACTCCGGGACAGGGTCGACGGTACGATCGTCGTCGGCGGGGCCGAACTGGCTTCCGGGATGGCCGCCCTGGGGATGATCGACGAGGTGGAGATGATCACCCTGCCGCTACCCGTCCTGGGAGGAAAACCGTTCTTCGGGCCCGGTTTTCGCGGCTACGGTTTCAAGGCGATGGAGGTCCGCCGGTTCACCGGCGGCAGTTTCGCCACCCGGTTGCAGGCGACCACCCCGGACGTCTAG
- a CDS encoding zinc-dependent alcohol dehydrogenase family protein — translation MVLDSSPGTLRPVDLPVPDPGPGQVRIRVSACGVCRTDLHIIDGELSDPKLPLVPGHQVVGRVDAVGDTEPATAARPKPGDRVGVPWLGWTCGDCRFCHSGRENLCRSARFTGYTLDGGYADYMLADARFCVPLPEPDREGPGDAELAPLLCAGMIGYRAFRIATGEAVGDRIGLYGFGSAAHILCQVAVGEGFRVFAFTRPGDDAGQGFARSLGAEWAGSSEQIPPEPLDAGVVFAPVGDLMVAALRASGPGARVVSAGIHMSDIPSFPYSDLWEERSLHSVANLTRSDGEELLALAAKHRVRTTVETLPLEAAGEALERLRAGVEGSLVLDLEAG, via the coding sequence ATGGTCCTCGACAGCTCCCCCGGAACTCTCCGGCCGGTTGATCTTCCGGTCCCCGACCCGGGACCCGGACAGGTGCGGATCCGCGTGTCGGCCTGCGGGGTCTGCCGCACCGACCTCCACATCATCGACGGTGAGCTGTCCGACCCGAAACTGCCGCTGGTTCCCGGGCATCAGGTGGTCGGGAGAGTTGATGCGGTCGGCGACACGGAACCAGCGACCGCGGCCCGGCCAAAGCCGGGGGATCGGGTCGGGGTCCCCTGGCTCGGCTGGACCTGTGGTGACTGCAGGTTCTGTCACAGCGGACGGGAGAACCTCTGCCGGTCGGCCCGATTCACCGGATACACGCTCGACGGCGGCTACGCCGACTACATGCTCGCCGACGCCCGTTTCTGCGTCCCGTTGCCGGAACCGGACCGCGAAGGACCGGGCGACGCGGAACTCGCCCCGCTGCTCTGCGCCGGGATGATCGGCTACCGGGCCTTCCGGATCGCCACCGGTGAGGCGGTCGGCGACCGGATTGGACTGTACGGCTTCGGCTCGGCTGCCCACATCCTCTGCCAGGTGGCGGTGGGGGAGGGCTTTCGTGTGTTCGCGTTCACCCGACCGGGCGATGATGCCGGTCAGGGTTTCGCCCGCAGCCTCGGGGCTGAGTGGGCCGGATCGTCCGAGCAGATACCGCCCGAGCCGCTCGATGCCGGGGTGGTGTTCGCCCCGGTCGGTGACCTGATGGTGGCGGCCCTTCGGGCCTCCGGGCCCGGGGCGAGGGTGGTCAGCGCCGGCATCCACATGAGTGACATCCCGTCGTTTCCCTACTCGGACCTGTGGGAGGAACGCAGCCTCCACTCGGTCGCCAACCTGACCCGCAGCGACGGTGAGGAGCTACTGGCCCTGGCGGCGAAGCACCGGGTCAGGACCACGGTCGAGACGCTTCCCCTGGAGGCCGCCGGGGAAGCCCTGGAGCGACTTCGGGCCGGGGTGGAGGGCTCGCTGGTGCTCGACCTTGAGGCCGGCTAG
- a CDS encoding nucleotidyl transferase AbiEii/AbiGii toxin family protein: MNDEPFGSRLAVLLRTLKPKAKQPVSTRVLNSWIAQAEGQLGEEARGGRLGWLVASSVAIAATQRVIDADGHQVFLLKGGTLLQHRLEATARATRDVDGLIRGDLDGFLLALEDALAEPWGPLTLRRSEVEVIDAPTKVVKPRKFDIILEMRGVIWRRIRFEVSPDEAGISDEPETIEPLPLAGFGLPDPDALVGIALRFQIAQKIHAVSDPHEPPESINDRARDLVDLLLLRDLAAAVGSPTLPEIREACAAVFQARADEAGELGRPRRSWPTTVAGHGHWNHDFDYAASSGGIDLPLDQAVVQVNAWITRIADS, translated from the coding sequence ATGAACGATGAACCCTTCGGGTCACGGCTGGCGGTTCTGCTGCGAACGTTGAAGCCGAAGGCAAAGCAGCCGGTCTCCACGAGAGTTCTCAATTCCTGGATCGCCCAGGCTGAGGGTCAACTCGGTGAGGAGGCGAGGGGTGGTCGGCTGGGCTGGCTGGTCGCATCGTCGGTTGCGATCGCCGCGACCCAGCGAGTTATCGACGCCGACGGTCATCAGGTCTTCTTGCTCAAAGGTGGAACCCTGCTCCAACACCGCCTCGAGGCGACGGCCCGCGCCACCAGGGATGTTGACGGCTTGATCCGTGGCGACCTGGACGGGTTTCTACTCGCCCTTGAGGACGCACTGGCCGAGCCGTGGGGTCCTCTCACTCTCCGGCGCAGCGAGGTCGAGGTCATCGACGCACCTACCAAGGTCGTCAAGCCACGCAAGTTCGACATCATCCTCGAAATGCGCGGTGTGATCTGGCGTCGCATCCGGTTCGAGGTCTCACCCGACGAAGCCGGCATCAGCGACGAACCGGAGACCATCGAGCCGCTACCGCTTGCCGGGTTTGGACTACCCGATCCCGATGCCCTGGTGGGGATCGCCTTACGGTTTCAGATCGCCCAGAAGATCCATGCGGTCTCCGATCCGCACGAACCACCGGAATCAATCAACGACCGCGCCCGCGATCTCGTTGACCTGCTTCTGCTCCGCGATCTCGCAGCCGCTGTCGGCAGTCCCACCTTGCCTGAGATTCGCGAGGCCTGTGCCGCGGTGTTCCAGGCACGTGCCGACGAGGCGGGGGAGCTGGGGCGCCCCCGGCGCTCCTGGCCGACCACCGTCGCGGGTCACGGTCATTGGAACCACGATTTCGACTACGCCGCCTCCTCGGGAGGTATTGACCTGCCTCTCGACCAGGCGGTCGTTCAGGTGAACGCCTGGATCACCAGGATCGCAGATTCCTGA
- a CDS encoding type IV toxin-antitoxin system AbiEi family antitoxin domain-containing protein, with product MKAKALARDVLWGIATAQHGFVTAQQAKGAGIDKHALQMLVHRGALERSAHGVYRFPQYPVGEHDDLMLAVLWARVPEAALSHETALGAYDISDVNPSRIHLTVGRQRRFRRADGDTYVVHYEDLAPEQVGWWQEIPIVTPATAIAQCLTSGTPTYLLSQAIERGHAQGYFRAPERNRLTKVLETRHER from the coding sequence ATGAAGGCGAAAGCGTTGGCACGAGACGTGCTGTGGGGCATCGCGACCGCTCAGCATGGCTTCGTGACCGCGCAGCAAGCCAAGGGCGCAGGAATCGACAAGCACGCTCTCCAGATGCTTGTTCACCGGGGTGCGCTGGAACGGTCTGCGCACGGTGTCTACCGTTTTCCGCAGTATCCGGTTGGCGAGCACGACGATCTTATGCTCGCGGTGTTGTGGGCTCGGGTGCCCGAGGCGGCTCTGTCGCATGAAACCGCGTTGGGCGCCTACGACATAAGCGATGTGAATCCCAGCCGCATCCACCTGACGGTCGGCAGACAGAGACGTTTTCGACGGGCGGACGGGGACACCTACGTGGTCCACTATGAGGATCTCGCTCCGGAGCAGGTCGGATGGTGGCAGGAGATCCCGATCGTCACCCCGGCGACGGCGATTGCTCAATGTTTGACAAGCGGCACCCCGACCTACCTGCTGAGTCAGGCTATTGAGCGCGGGCACGCGCAGGGATACTTCAGGGCGCCCGAACGGAACAGGCTGACCAAAGTATTGGAGACCCGTCATGAACGATGA
- the cofH gene encoding 5-amino-6-(D-ribitylamino)uracil--L-tyrosine 4-hydroxyphenyl transferase CofH, whose product MRRVTFSRNYTISLSRTCQCYCKYCAFATHQAHVHPPEEVERMLDEAVRRRAKELLFLTGEKPEVNPVVKEQLRSWGHEDFTSYVVWACERALERGILPHTNIGVIGEEDLARLREVTASQGLMLESVSERLMETVHAGSPTKHPAHRLKTIEAAGRLKIPFTTGILVGIGESTEERIASLEAIAELQRTYGHIQEVIIQNFVPHPRYYGQEPARIAAEASDRRWREGDSRVSLESGLAGPGSEPDADSTVPLPDWACPVSIEDLKHLIRETGRLMPEVGIQVPPNLSEWWPELVAAGASDLGGLSANGDHISPEHPFPSPHQVRKKLAPAGFALTERLCVYPQYMNADWMEQGVLDVIKLKYWSFIPRLGSGRRTDDSLDPGLAPEAIVKGRAGEALSEDELAALFAETRPEVIEDMRVAADGLRAELAGDTATFVVNRNINFTNICTVGCAFCGFGQGRRSPDAYEITEQEFTARIEEALEFGATELCMQGGIHPDIGLEDYGRWLRLAREVAPDIHLHAYSPMEINHMCEKSGLPPSEVFEYLKECGLGSTPGTAAEVLDDGVRQRISPNKLPVARWVEIIEAAHRAGVPSTSTVMFGHIEEPRELARHMKVIRDLQERTGGITEFVPLSFIPFNTLLGRTHGVEEISIEENLKHTAVFRLALGRTITNLQASWVKMGLPGATEALRWGVNDLGGTLMEESISRMAGADHGTRLEVEELVAAAHAAGRHAAQRSTAYEILREFPDSPGTPVDLVAAASGSE is encoded by the coding sequence ATGCGTCGGGTCACCTTTTCGCGCAATTACACGATCTCGCTCTCGCGGACCTGCCAGTGCTACTGCAAGTACTGCGCTTTCGCCACGCATCAGGCCCATGTTCATCCACCCGAAGAGGTGGAGCGGATGCTGGACGAAGCGGTCAGGCGTCGGGCCAAGGAACTGCTGTTCCTGACCGGCGAAAAACCGGAAGTGAATCCCGTGGTGAAGGAGCAACTGCGTTCCTGGGGCCACGAAGATTTCACCTCCTATGTGGTCTGGGCCTGTGAACGGGCCCTCGAACGGGGGATCCTCCCGCACACCAACATCGGTGTGATCGGGGAGGAGGACCTGGCTCGCCTGCGCGAGGTGACCGCCTCCCAGGGACTGATGCTCGAGTCGGTGTCGGAGCGCCTGATGGAGACCGTCCATGCCGGTTCTCCGACCAAACATCCCGCCCACCGGCTGAAGACGATCGAGGCGGCCGGACGGTTGAAGATCCCGTTCACCACCGGCATCCTGGTCGGGATCGGTGAGAGTACCGAGGAGCGGATCGCCTCCCTGGAAGCGATCGCCGAGCTACAGCGAACGTACGGCCACATCCAGGAAGTGATCATCCAGAACTTCGTGCCGCATCCGCGGTACTACGGCCAGGAGCCCGCCCGGATCGCGGCCGAGGCCTCGGACCGGCGCTGGCGTGAAGGTGACAGCCGGGTCAGTCTGGAAAGCGGACTGGCCGGACCCGGGTCGGAGCCGGATGCGGACTCGACCGTTCCGCTCCCCGACTGGGCCTGCCCGGTTTCGATCGAGGACCTGAAACATCTGATCCGGGAGACCGGACGGCTGATGCCGGAGGTTGGGATTCAGGTTCCACCCAACCTTTCCGAGTGGTGGCCCGAACTGGTGGCTGCCGGGGCGAGCGACCTCGGTGGCCTCTCGGCCAACGGCGATCACATCTCGCCGGAACACCCGTTCCCGAGCCCACACCAGGTGCGCAAGAAGCTGGCACCGGCCGGCTTCGCCCTGACCGAGCGGCTCTGTGTCTACCCCCAGTACATGAATGCCGACTGGATGGAGCAGGGTGTGCTCGACGTGATCAAGCTCAAGTACTGGAGCTTCATCCCGAGGCTCGGTTCGGGACGCCGGACCGACGATTCGCTGGATCCCGGACTCGCCCCGGAGGCGATCGTCAAGGGACGGGCCGGCGAAGCGCTGAGCGAGGACGAGCTGGCCGCCCTGTTCGCCGAGACCCGGCCCGAAGTGATCGAGGACATGCGGGTTGCGGCCGATGGACTCAGGGCCGAACTTGCCGGGGACACCGCTACCTTCGTCGTCAACCGGAACATCAACTTCACCAACATCTGCACGGTTGGCTGCGCCTTCTGCGGGTTTGGCCAGGGACGGCGGTCCCCCGACGCTTACGAGATCACCGAGCAGGAGTTCACCGCCCGCATCGAGGAGGCACTCGAGTTCGGCGCCACCGAACTCTGCATGCAGGGGGGCATCCATCCCGACATCGGCCTCGAGGATTACGGACGCTGGCTGAGGCTGGCCCGGGAGGTGGCTCCCGACATCCATCTCCACGCCTACTCCCCGATGGAGATCAACCACATGTGCGAGAAGTCCGGCCTGCCACCTTCGGAGGTCTTCGAGTATCTGAAGGAGTGCGGGCTCGGTTCGACCCCCGGCACCGCAGCCGAGGTGCTCGACGACGGAGTTCGTCAACGGATTTCGCCGAACAAGCTGCCGGTAGCCAGATGGGTCGAGATCATCGAGGCGGCCCACCGGGCCGGCGTTCCGAGCACCTCGACCGTGATGTTCGGGCACATCGAGGAGCCCCGCGAACTGGCCCGCCACATGAAGGTGATCCGGGATCTGCAGGAACGGACTGGAGGGATCACCGAGTTCGTGCCACTCAGCTTCATTCCGTTCAACACACTGCTTGGACGCACCCACGGGGTGGAGGAGATCTCGATCGAGGAGAACCTGAAACACACCGCGGTGTTCCGTCTCGCCCTGGGCCGGACGATCACCAACCTTCAGGCAAGCTGGGTGAAGATGGGTCTGCCGGGAGCGACCGAAGCGCTGCGCTGGGGGGTGAACGATCTCGGCGGAACCCTGATGGAGGAGTCGATCTCCCGCATGGCCGGGGCCGACCACGGCACCAGACTGGAGGTGGAAGAGCTGGTCGCAGCCGCCCACGCCGCCGGCCGCCACGCCGCCCAGCGGAGCACCGCCTACGAGATCCTGCGTGAGTTCCCCGACTCGCCCGGCACTCCGGTGGACCTGGTCGCTGCCGCCTCCGGCTCCGAGTAG
- a CDS encoding plastocyanin/azurin family copper-binding protein codes for MKASLKFLVVPLAVGALFFAGCGGDDSSDDNSSSDTATTQSQPADNSMGSGQVLNLAADPSGQLAYDKTELSAKAGKVTLDFTNESPIGHNVVIEDSSGKEIASTDTITGQSPTAEFKIKSGTYTFYCSIPGHEQAGMKGTLTVQ; via the coding sequence GTGAAAGCTTCCCTCAAGTTCCTGGTCGTGCCGCTCGCCGTGGGCGCACTGTTCTTCGCCGGTTGCGGTGGCGATGACTCGTCCGACGACAATTCCTCGTCCGACACGGCCACCACACAGAGCCAGCCGGCCGATAACAGCATGGGAAGCGGCCAGGTTCTGAATCTCGCCGCCGATCCGTCCGGTCAGCTTGCCTACGACAAGACCGAGCTTTCCGCCAAGGCGGGCAAGGTCACCCTCGACTTCACCAACGAGTCCCCGATCGGCCACAACGTCGTGATCGAGGATTCGAGCGGCAAGGAAATCGCCTCGACCGACACGATCACCGGCCAGAGCCCCACCGCCGAGTTCAAGATCAAGTCCGGCACGTACACCTTCTACTGCTCGATTCCCGGTCACGAGCAGGCTGGCATGAAGGGCACGCTCACCGTCCAGTAA